One segment of Pseudophryne corroboree isolate aPseCor3 chromosome 10, aPseCor3.hap2, whole genome shotgun sequence DNA contains the following:
- the BSX gene encoding brain-specific homeobox protein homolog has protein sequence MHRPQPQLPAIAGTMSLHFSSPALHQVPSHRPTSFFIEDILLHKPKPLRDPFPTRVPLLDYGYPLMPTPTLLAPHPHHPLHKPEHHPFFLAASGLPMPALFPHHTDLPGKHCRRRKARTVFSDSQLSGLEKRFEIQRYLSTPERVELATALSLSETQVKTWFQNRRMKHKKQLRKTQDDKTPSEGHMDPGSSDTDPGDPNGADLEKGGGQGLYLPDEPDDDVDIIEDDLCPPHLV, from the exons ATGCACAGACCCCAGCCCCAGCTGCCAGCCATTGCTGGGACCATGAGCTTGCACTTCTCCTCTCCTGCCCTGCACCAGGTGCCCAGCCACAGGCCGACCTCGTTCTTCATAGAGGACATCTTACTGCACAAGCCCAAACCCCTGCGGGACCCTTTCCCCACCAGGGTGCCCTTGCTGGACTATGGCTACCCTCTCATGCCAACTCCCACCCTGCTGGCACCGCACCCCCACCACCCCCTGCACAAGCCCGAGCACCACCCGTTCTTCCTGGCCGCCTCAG GTTTGCCGATGCCAGCCCTGTTCCCACACCACACAGACCTGCCGGGGAAGCACTGTAGGAGGAGGAAAGCTCGGACTGTATTCTCAGACTCTCAGCTCTCAGGACTGGAGAAACGATTTGAGATACAGCGCTATTTGTCCACCCCGGAGAGAGTGGAGCTGGCCACTGCCCTCAGTCTGTCAGAGACACAG GTAAAAACTTGGTTCCAGAACCGGAGGATGAAGCACAAGAAGCAGCTGAGGAAGACTCAGGATGATAAGACCCCCAGTGAGGGCCACATGGACCCCGGATCCAGCGACACAGACCCAGGGGACCCGAATGGGGCTGATCTGGAGAAGGGGGGCGGCCAGGGGCTGTACCTGCCGGATGAGCCGGATGATGATGTGGATATAATTGAGGATGACCTGTGCCCCCCACACCTGGTATAA